The following proteins come from a genomic window of Legionella cherrii:
- a CDS encoding GNAT family N-acetyltransferase — MKNGEISVKKISAATDVQICLAIRYQVFVEGQKIPVNEEVDGLDSTSDHYLLFFNQLPVGTARVRYIEDFAKIERVAILETHQKKGLGHLLMNFIIEDLRQNHQVKKAKLGAQVYAIPFYEKLGFVVCSNEYQDAGIPHKDMELNFI; from the coding sequence ATGAAAAACGGTGAGATTTCGGTAAAAAAAATTTCTGCTGCAACAGATGTTCAAATTTGCCTTGCTATCCGATATCAAGTATTTGTGGAAGGGCAGAAAATCCCCGTTAATGAAGAAGTCGATGGACTGGATTCTACTAGCGATCATTATCTTTTGTTTTTCAATCAGTTGCCTGTGGGTACTGCACGTGTCCGTTACATTGAGGATTTTGCTAAAATTGAGCGTGTGGCCATTTTGGAGACCCACCAAAAAAAAGGGTTGGGCCATCTGCTGATGAACTTTATAATAGAGGACCTGCGCCAAAATCATCAAGTTAAGAAGGCAAAGCTTGGCGCTCAAGTCTATGCCATTCCATTTTATGAAAAATTGGGCTTTGTGGTTTGTAGTAATGAATACCAAGATGCTGGCATTCCTCACAAAGACATGGAACTTAATTTTATATAA
- a CDS encoding Rrf2 family transcriptional regulator: protein MQLTQFTDYSLRALIYIGLSKDSCTIKDITEAYGISINHMIKIIHNLAKLGLIKTIRGKNGGILMATQPEAINLGQLVFQLEPHFDLVPCFNKEKANCCIAPVCKLKGILHEAQAAFMKTLERYTLADVLHNPNELSILLNLK from the coding sequence ATGCAACTCACGCAATTTACGGATTATTCATTACGAGCTTTAATTTATATCGGTCTTAGTAAAGACTCGTGCACAATTAAAGACATAACAGAAGCTTATGGAATTTCCATCAATCACATGATTAAAATCATTCACAATTTAGCCAAACTTGGACTGATTAAAACCATCCGCGGTAAGAATGGTGGTATTTTAATGGCTACCCAGCCTGAAGCGATTAATTTAGGTCAACTCGTTTTTCAATTAGAGCCCCATTTTGATTTGGTACCTTGTTTTAATAAAGAAAAAGCCAACTGCTGTATCGCTCCTGTATGTAAATTAAAGGGAATCTTGCATGAAGCACAAGCTGCGTTCATGAAGACTTTAGAACGTTATACTTTGGCTGATGTTTTGCACAACCCCAATGAATTGTCCATTCTCTTGAACCTTAAATAA